In Chitinophaga sp. H8, the sequence GGTGCACAGGCCATTATTATTCCGGATAAAGGCATTGCTTCCCTGAATGAAGAAGCGGTGAAAGCCTCGGCAGGAGCATTGGAAAAGATTGCAGTATGCCGGGTCAACAGCCTGCTGAAAGCGATTGATACTTTGCACCTGAACGGTATTAAGGTGATGGCCAGCGAAATGGAAACAACTACCAGACTTTACGATTGTGATTTCAGTGAGCCGGTAGCAGTGATCATGGGGTCAGAAGATAAAGGCGTTTATCCTGCACTGATGAAAGCAGCAGACGTACATTTTCATATTCCTATGCAAAATAATTTTGAGTCATTTAATGTATCAGTAGCGGCAGGAATTATTTTGTATGAAGCTATGAAGCAAAGAAATCATTAATACCCGAAGAATCTAACCGGATAAAGATGCTTAAACTCATAGAATGCCCGCGCGATGCTATGCAGGGTTGGCACAGGCTGATCAGTACGGAAGAAAAAATTAACTACCTGAACGCCCTGTTGCAGGTAGGGTTTGATACCATAGATTTTGGCAGTTTTGTATCGGCTAAGGCTATCCCGCAAATGGCCGATACCAAAGCGCTGATCCCGCAACTGCAGCTATCCGGTTCCACAAGTAAATTACTGGCCATCGTTGCTAATGTACGCGGTGCTGAAGAAGCGGTCGCATTTGATGAAATAGACTGCCTGGGCTTCCCGTTTTCCATCTCAGAAACATTCCAGCTCAGAAACACCAATAAAACGATCGCTGAATCATTGGAACAGGTGCATACCATGCAGGAATTATGTATCAAAAACCGGAAAACACTGGTAGTATATATTTCCATGGGATTTGGTAATCCCTATGGCGATCCGTACAATGCAGATATTGTGATGCAATGGGTGGAGGAACTGACGAAAGTGGAAATACACACGATTTCCCTGGCAGACACGGTAGGTGTGGCTAATCCGGAAAATATTTCCTGGCTCTTTTCACAATTAATACCTGCCTATCCTAAGGTGGAGTTCGGGGCACACTTCCATTCTGCTCCCCATAATTGGGAAGAAAAAGTAGCCGCTGCCTATGTGCAGGGATGTAAACGTTTTGACAGTGCCATTAAAGGGATAGGTGGCTGCCCTATGGCTAAGGATGAGCTGGTAGGCAACCTGGCAACTGAAAACCTGCTGGCTTTCTGCCAGGCTAAAGGGGAGCCATTACCATTAAATTTCCAGGCTTTACAAACTGCACAGCAAATAGCAGATAGCATATTTTACTGATCTCTTTTTGACAGACAATTCCTCATTGATATGGATTTTCGTTTAACATTTCCTATTGAACCCCTGACGCCTGCCATGCAGTACCAGGATCAGTTATTGCTGATGGGGTCCTGCTTTGCAGAAGAGATAGGAGCGCAATTACAACAACATCACCTGAATGCCCAGGTAAACCCCCATGGCATTTTATATAATCCACTGAGCATCACCCAGGCAATGCACAGCTACCTGGATGGTAAGGTATATCAGAAAGAGGACCTGTTTATGCATGAAGACCTGTGGCATAGCTGGGACCATCATAGCCGCTTTTCTGCCTTAACACCGGAAGCTGCACTGGC encodes:
- a CDS encoding hydroxymethylglutaryl-CoA lyase, translating into MLKLIECPRDAMQGWHRLISTEEKINYLNALLQVGFDTIDFGSFVSAKAIPQMADTKALIPQLQLSGSTSKLLAIVANVRGAEEAVAFDEIDCLGFPFSISETFQLRNTNKTIAESLEQVHTMQELCIKNRKTLVVYISMGFGNPYGDPYNADIVMQWVEELTKVEIHTISLADTVGVANPENISWLFSQLIPAYPKVEFGAHFHSAPHNWEEKVAAAYVQGCKRFDSAIKGIGGCPMAKDELVGNLATENLLAFCQAKGEPLPLNFQALQTAQQIADSIFY